One genomic region from Streptomyces sp. NBC_01304 encodes:
- a CDS encoding NDP-sugar synthase, translating into MTEAILLVGGQGTRLRPVTVNTPKPMVPAAGVPFLAHQIARAAAAGVDHIVMATCYLAEVFEPYFGDGSAFGVTLEYVVEDQPLGTGGAIRHAAEHLTCGADEPVLVFNGDILTGLDIRGLVDSHQQAGADVTLHLTRVDDPRAFGLVPTDADGRVTAFTEKPQTPEEIVTDQINAGCYVFKRSVIDTIPSGRPVSVERETFPALLASGARLHGKVEQGYWLDLGTPEAFIQASADLVRGIVDSPAVPGERGEALVLAGAQVAEGAKLADGTVVGAGARIGAGAVVQGSVVLDGAVVAEDAYVHESLVGAGATIGPRTALHGAVIGDGARVGADNELRAGARVWCEAELPDAALRFSSDR; encoded by the coding sequence ATGACGGAAGCAATTCTGCTGGTCGGAGGCCAGGGGACTCGGCTGCGACCGGTGACGGTCAACACCCCCAAGCCGATGGTTCCCGCCGCCGGAGTCCCCTTCCTGGCCCATCAGATCGCACGGGCCGCGGCCGCCGGGGTCGACCACATCGTGATGGCCACCTGCTATCTGGCCGAGGTCTTCGAGCCGTACTTCGGCGACGGCTCCGCCTTCGGCGTCACGCTCGAGTACGTCGTCGAGGACCAGCCGCTCGGTACCGGCGGCGCCATCCGCCATGCCGCCGAGCACCTGACCTGCGGCGCCGACGAGCCGGTGCTCGTCTTCAACGGCGACATCCTGACCGGCCTGGACATCCGCGGCCTGGTCGACTCGCATCAGCAGGCCGGCGCCGACGTCACCCTGCACCTCACCCGCGTCGACGATCCGCGCGCCTTCGGCCTGGTGCCGACCGACGCGGACGGGCGGGTGACCGCCTTCACCGAGAAGCCACAGACGCCCGAGGAGATCGTCACCGACCAGATCAACGCGGGCTGCTACGTCTTCAAGCGCTCGGTGATCGACACGATTCCGTCCGGCCGCCCGGTCTCCGTGGAGCGCGAGACCTTCCCCGCCCTGCTCGCCTCCGGCGCCCGGCTGCACGGCAAGGTCGAGCAGGGCTACTGGCTGGACCTCGGCACGCCGGAGGCCTTCATCCAGGCCTCGGCCGACCTGGTCCGCGGCATCGTCGACTCCCCGGCGGTGCCCGGCGAGCGCGGCGAGGCCCTGGTCCTGGCCGGCGCGCAGGTCGCCGAGGGAGCCAAGCTCGCCGACGGCACCGTCGTCGGAGCCGGTGCGCGCATCGGGGCCGGGGCCGTGGTGCAGGGCTCGGTGGTCCTGGACGGAGCGGTCGTCGCCGAGGACGCCTACGTACACGAGAGCCTGGTCGGCGCGGGTGCCACCATCGGCCCGCGCACCGCACTGCACGGAGCCGTCATCGGCGACGGCGCACGGGTGGGGGCCGACAACGAACTGCGGGCGGGAGCCCGGGTGTGGTGCGAGGCAGAGCTGCCCGACGCCGCGCTGCGGTTCTCGTCGGACCGCTGA
- a CDS encoding GtrA family protein, producing MTTLHEPPTVSVPAPAVPGALPKPSGADRLRRIGKEVIKFGIVGGSGVGVNFVVFNLLLHGLSWGPMTSTILASCVAICTNYLGFRFFAYRDRAKRTKQQIVLFFVFSGLGVAVESALFYVAYHGLDWSGPLGSNIAKAGSIVLASAFRFLVYRTWVFQHDRH from the coding sequence ATGACCACGCTGCACGAACCCCCCACCGTCTCCGTTCCCGCGCCCGCCGTGCCGGGGGCGCTGCCGAAGCCGTCCGGCGCAGACCGGCTGCGCAGGATCGGCAAGGAGGTCATCAAGTTCGGCATCGTCGGCGGCAGCGGTGTCGGCGTGAACTTCGTCGTCTTCAACCTGCTTCTGCACGGCCTCAGCTGGGGGCCGATGACCTCGACGATCCTCGCCAGTTGCGTCGCCATCTGCACCAACTACCTGGGCTTCCGCTTCTTCGCGTACCGGGACCGGGCGAAGCGCACCAAGCAGCAGATCGTGCTGTTCTTCGTCTTCAGCGGCCTCGGGGTGGCCGTGGAGAGCGCCCTGTTCTACGTCGCCTATCACGGCCTGGACTGGAGCGGCCCGCTCGGCTCGAACATCGCCAAGGCGGGCTCGATCGTCCTCGCCTCCGCGTTCCGCTTCCTGGTCTACCGGACCTGGGTCTTCCAGCATGACCGGCACTGA
- a CDS encoding polyprenol monophosphomannose synthase, whose product MPTYNEAGNLPGMAETLMDLDLPGLSLLVVDDSSPDGTGDLAETLAARYNKGADRPRMRVLHRTDKDGLGRAYAAGMSQAVEQGAQYVLQMDADGSHPAEKVAEMLGVALSTGAGVVVGSRYVPGGSLSDAWGAHRKLLSRWANAYASAILGTRVRDITGGFNLWRADALRAIDLASVGSAGYSFQVEMKYAALRRGFSVMEVPIHFEDRTIGESKMNLAVQLESMAMPWKLRARSRGRR is encoded by the coding sequence ATGCCGACGTACAACGAGGCGGGCAACCTGCCCGGCATGGCCGAGACTCTCATGGACCTCGACCTGCCCGGACTGAGCCTGCTCGTCGTCGACGACTCCAGCCCGGACGGCACCGGCGACCTCGCCGAGACCCTGGCCGCGCGCTACAACAAGGGCGCCGACCGGCCCCGTATGCGCGTCCTGCACCGCACCGACAAGGACGGCCTCGGCCGTGCCTACGCGGCCGGCATGAGCCAGGCGGTCGAGCAGGGTGCCCAGTACGTGCTGCAGATGGACGCCGACGGCAGCCACCCCGCCGAGAAGGTCGCCGAGATGCTCGGTGTCGCCCTCTCGACCGGCGCGGGCGTCGTGGTCGGCAGCCGATACGTCCCCGGCGGGTCCCTCTCGGACGCCTGGGGCGCCCACCGCAAGCTGCTCTCCCGCTGGGCCAACGCCTACGCCAGCGCCATCCTCGGCACCCGCGTGCGCGACATCACCGGCGGCTTCAACCTCTGGCGCGCCGACGCCCTGCGCGCCATCGACCTCGCCTCGGTCGGCTCCGCCGGCTACAGCTTCCAGGTCGAGATGAAGTACGCCGCCCTGCGCCGTGGCTTCAGCGTGATGGAGGTGCCGATCCACTTCGAGGACCGCACCATCGGGGAGTCCAAGATGAACCTCGCCGTGCAGCTCGAGTCCATGGCCATGCCGTGGAAGCTGCGCGCCCGCTCCCGTGGCCGCCGCTGA